In Oenanthe melanoleuca isolate GR-GAL-2019-014 chromosome 17, OMel1.0, whole genome shotgun sequence, one genomic interval encodes:
- the BRD3OS gene encoding putative uncharacterized protein BRD3OS → MSEPVMNGRVPLPEKALSEGYARLRYRDTSLLIWQQQQQKLESAPPNTYLSRSRSMWYSQYGNEAILVRDKNKLDVSRDTGQSKFCAIM, encoded by the coding sequence ATGAGCGAGCCGGTGATGAATGGCAGGGTGCCCCTGCCCGAGAAAGCCCTGTCCGAGGGCTACGCCCGCCTGAGGtacagggacacctccctgctcatctggcagcagcagcagcagaagctggagTCAGCTCCCCCCAACACCTACCTGAGCCGCAGCAGGAGCATGTGGTACTCGCAGTACGGCAACGAGGCCATCCTGGTGCGGGACAAAAACAAGCTGGACGTCTCCAGGGACACGGGGCAGTCCAAGTTTTGTGCTATTATGTAA